A segment of the Rattus norvegicus strain BN/NHsdMcwi chromosome 16, GRCr8, whole genome shotgun sequence genome:
CCTGGGGGCTTGGTGCTacagaatggaaacagaaggctCAGAGAAGGGAGGCCATTTGCCTGAATGCCCAGCAAGAGTCATAAAATTCTAGGGAGGGTGGGAAAGGACGCAGGACCCCAGCTCCTGGCTCCCAGGAGGAACTTGGATAATTGAGTCTCCACGTGACTTTAAATTGTTTTGGTTTCAAGATATAATTAGAACACAGAATGAAAACCAAGAACCTACCAGCCTTTAGGCCTGGACTGTGTATCCCCCAAAGCCTGTGACCGGATGAGGAGTCTGGCAGAAGGCAGGGTTTTCCACTCCTACCAAACTCCTCCACATTAATTTAACCCCACATCAGCCCTGGGGTTGCTGATGGCTCCAAATTGTAGATGGGGAAGTTGaggctggtggggggaggggggtttcCGAGCCCTGAATGCCCTAAGTTCTGAGTTTCTCTGAGTTCATATCCTTCTCCCAAGCACCCAGTGGATCGATCCCTGGGGCCAACCCTAATCCGCTTTCTTGGTCTTCTTCTTCCTGAAGCCTTCGCTCAGCTCTTCCTTGGCCTTAGCAGGCAAGCCAGAGTGCTGGGTGCCTAGCCCCATGCCATGTGGTGCTCCATGGTTGTCATGGTGATGGTCGCCTCCCCAAGTTGCCCCAAACAGCACTGGGCAGATGTAACCCTCCAGGACATCAAATGGAGAACTATGGGAGTGAGTGGCTGTCAGGAACACCTGAGGGGAGTACAAGGAAGCACAgtggtgggagagaggagagcaaaGGAGCGGTGAGAGAGATTGGGCTAGCCCCAGCCCTCCAGCTTCCCATACCTCCGAGTACATAAGCCCCTATCCTGGACTCTGGAGAGCCAGATCTAGGGAGGCTGCAACCAGTGGTCACCCATGACAACAGGACCTCCCAACACCTGGACTTCAGGTTTATGTcctgttgttgagacagggtaacatgtagcccaggctagcctcctaCTCCCTATGTAGCCAAGTCTGGCCATGGAAGGTGTCAATCATCTGAAGCTAGACGAGGTTCTTCACTTTACCCCATCCCTATTGCCACCATACCCACTCCTGTTACTTTGTGCCTCACATCCCAGGACTCTAAACAATAAATTCATTCTCTCttactccctccttttctccctccttgtttgattttgttcgcttgctttttgtttgtgttgttgttttgagacagggtcatacatagcccaggctggcttcaaatttgctGTGAAGTTGAAtgtaaccttgaactcctaaccCTCGGCCCACTTTCCTGCCACAaggtctggtttttttttttttttttttccggagctggggactgaacccagggccttccgcttgctaggcaggtgctctaccgctgagctaaatccccaaccccggctttaAACAGAATGTcactaagtagccctggctggcttggaactcactatgtagcccaagctagcctcaaactcttatggatcctcctgcctcagcttccacagCAGAGCTTACTCCCTTTCCAAGGCTGTGGTCTTCTTCTAGGAATGGACCATCCATAGGCAAGGACCTTCTATGCTTTGGGGACCTGGGGACAACATTCCTCAGCCCCATGGAAGGATAGGGAAGACCCAAGATTCCTTTCTGGTTTGGTCAGATTCCTGTTCCTCTAGTCTCCCACACAGGCACCCCCAGCCTGTCCCTTCTTCCCAATCCCATCCCCACCTCCTTGGCCCTTCCTTATGTCTCAATTTCCTGATGAATTTCTTCCGTCTACCTCAAGTGAATCATGTCTCCTCTGGCTGAgcacccccgccccaccccaggGAGGTAAAGGTGGTGGCTTACCTTACACGACACCATAAACATGGTGAAGACgaagatgaggctggccttggacaCTGGGAGCCAGCGGGTCTGTTGCAAGGTGAACAGGATGGCTCCATACAGACTGGCCTTAGTGGGGCTGGAGGGGGGGGCGAGATATAAATCACCATGGCCCATTCTCAGTGGGAACTTCATGTAAAGCTCACCAGAGCCACAGCTGACTGACCAGGAGGCGCCGGACCTGTCTTCCCTGGCTGACAGCTTTGTCTGTCAGGCTGAGAGCACATTGGTTGGCGCTGGGTTGAGAAGTTCAGTCTGAACTCACACTGAGAACAGAGCTGGGTGATCTCAAGCCCGAGGAAGGTGGAGGATCTTGGGTGGAGGCTTTGCCAGGGGGAAGAACTCAGCCACTGAGGAAATTGGAGGGTGGTAACGTGTGGTCATTTATCCTTCTAGGCTGACCCCTGACTTCCCAAGTGAAGTGAATTGTTTCTCTCCCTTCTGGAGCCCCTGGTGCTGCTCACAGTTTCTGACAGAAGGATCTGCACTGTCGCTGGGAACTGAGTTACTGCCTCTCCTCAGCCACACACCCTGCCTCTGTTCCCACACAGTAGGCgtcccagtctctgtctctccggCACTCCTGTAGGCAACTTTGGgggaagttgatttttttttccctgttaaGTTTGAATAACCTAAAAAttaccttttttaatttttattttttacttacttacttatccCAATATCagctccccatctcctctcagtaccccctcacacacaaccctcattcctccctccccttttcctttgaGAAGGAGAAGCCCCCTCCAAGTATCACCCACATACAACCCCTCCCCCTGGCACACCCGGTTGCTGTgggactaggtacatcctctcccaacGAGGCTAGACAAGGCCGTCCatttaggggaacaggatccacaggcaggcccctcccacccaccccacccccactcctgctGCTGGGGACCAAGCTGTTCATCTGCTACCTATGTGCAGGGGCCTAGGTAGAGGACGTGGTTCTTTCCTTTGACCAGGCAGAGCCTCAGGCACCAGGCTTGGCACAAGGCCCCTTGACCCATCGAGCCATCCCCCAGGCCCTGTACCTTctctttgagacaaagtctcttaccCTACCTCAAATCTACCAGTTTTGCTTGAGGGGCTGTCCAGTGAATCCCAGGggatcctgtctcttcctttctggttgtggtggtttgaataagaatgtcccccatTCTGgtcccatgtgggtgctgctgTTTGCGGAGATTGAGGAAGTAGGCTGCTGGGGCCTGAGCCCTGAGCTCCCTGTCCCTGCCTGCACACCTGCAGCTTGCTGCAGTCTCCTCCCGTCACGGACTCAGCCCACTGGCGAGGAAGCTTGGTCATGGTGGTTTTATGCGGGCAACAGTAGCTAAGAGACCAGCAGCAGGACAGGCgtgctgccacacctggcttctaAAAGTGGCTCCCAGAGCGATCGGTACAGGTTCTTGGTCCCagcatctttctctctcttttaacgttgtatttattcatttaattttatgtatatgggcattTTATCTGCATGCGTCTCTGTAAACCACATGTTAGCaatacctgcagaggccagagagggcatctgatcccctgagAATGGGGCCAGCCTGTGTGAGTGCAGTGAATCCAATCCccgccctctggaagagcagccagtgctcttaacctctgaacgcCTTCCCAGCCCAGAAGCTTCACCTCTTGACTGAGATGCAAACTGTGGGTGTTGGACCCAGGATGGTGAAGCAACTCCCCACCCCTAAGACAGTACAACCCCTGCTGACTGTGGATGGCCTCAGGGTACCGTCTGGACTGAACACACTCCTCCTTCTGCTGGGTACCGGCTGTGAGCTGCTGCCTTGGGCCTTGATGCCTTCCCTACCATGATGACCCGTACCCCACACTGTGAGCCTGTGCAAGTCTTTTCTCACTGGAATGCTTCCTGCTTCCGCCAGTCACATATGGGACCGCAGCAACAGGAAAAGCCACCAAGTTCTTGGAACACTAGGTGCAGAGAGTGTGGGTGGCCGCCGGTCACCTCACACAGGAGTGTGGTGGGCAGGGGTTTGGCTGTAGTGGTCTCCATCCGCTCGCCTCTCCAGATGCTGGTAGCTAAAGTCACCATGCAGAGGACTAATGAGGCCTATGAGACAGAGCCTCACGGAAACCCCTGGACAGGGACAGGGGCTCCTGCAGGCTGCCCTCCAGCTTTCTTAGGTGCTCGCCCCAACACTAGAGCAAGGGGGGCCGAGGAGATGGCACCGTGGTTAAAGTGCTTGCTCAGAGCCAGCCGGGTAGCAATCCCAGGCATGTGAGGGACTCGAGGTTTgcctgagagaccctgcctcaaataataTGGCAGTCCTAAGTGCAACCCCCAGCTtccgcatgcacatgcacacacatgtgcccctcccccacatcacacagacacaggaaaattgagaaaagaacaaagaaataaatgaaattggaaaaaagATATATCAGGCTTGATGAAGTGGTGCTACATAGGTCATGAACGTTGCTCTGTGGTCCTGTCCTCTATCCCCCCCTGGCCCTCCATGCCACagggcctgcctgcctgtggccCTCACTCCTGCTCCATTTCCTTGCACCCCACTCACATCCTCACCCTGGTCTTCTAGCTTTCTAATCTGATAACTGGCCATGATCCTACCCTCTGGGTGGAGGGTGTTTTGTAGCCAGAAAACTCCTATTCGCTCTTCAAAACCCCAGTCAAATATCACCTCTTTGATTGCAGAAGCCCTTCCTGTCCCCACCTTATGGCATCTCTATAGATCAATATTGTAGAGCCAGGCAAGGCAGAACAGAGGTCAGCAGGCAGGGTACTCACAAGGACATGTGTAGGATCTCATTGGTCTCTGGCTTCCAGACGCCTCGAAGCAGCTGTTCCAAGTTGGACAGAAGGGCAACGCCAGAGCCTGCAGGGCAGGGCAACTCTGAGGTGGCTGGCCACCCCCACACCCTCCTTTCCTCCAGCCTCAATTCCCGAGGAAACGCAGGACCTTCTCTTGAGAAGACTCTGAGCTAGGGGTGATCGATCATCCATTGCatatgggaaactgaggctcaaaacAGCTCCTTCCCCAGTATCACAGGCAGTCAGGGGAAGCATTCGGAAGTATCCCTGACTACAAGGGACTGTCCTGagtctcactgtgttgcccaggctggcccaggccTCCTAATTCTCATTATCTCGAGTGCTGGGATAGGAGCCCACCCCAACACCTGGTCAACTGCTGggatttttactttatttatttaaaaaattaatgattcttttttatagttctattttatatttgaatAGTTTGTTTAGTCTGTGTATGGGGTGCTAGCATGCCAGGGCAtgagtgcagaggtcagaggacaacttatggatcgagttctccccttccaccccaTGGGGCCCAAGAGTGGAAggtgtgatggtacacacctttaatcccagcacttgggaggcagaggcagggggatctctgtaagctggaggctagcctggtctacataatgagctcCAAGGCAGCCAGGGATGCCTAGAGACTCTgtctggaaaataaaaaaagttgcattttatttatacttttttgcggtggtgtgtgtgtgttcatgtcatGCACACACCAGAACACACGTGTGGAGATCAGATAACAACTTGCAAGAGCTGGGTCTCTCCTCCTATGTAGGTTCTGAGcttcaaattcaggtcatcaggcttggcctcaagctcccttcccccactgtgccatcttgctggctcctattaTTGGTAACATTGTTGTTTCTGTGTATGTAGGTGGCATGTCCCATGGTGCTCAGGTGGCAATCAGTCAgcaacttgtggaagtcagttctctacTGTGTGGGCcccaggaatcaaattcaggtcaccaggttttggctgcaagctcctttacccactgagccatctcatggtggtgactttttttttatcatcCTTGTCATAATTCTGTTTACCTTTGACCCATCCGGTGGCGATCATGATGAACCACccatggtggtagtggtggtgtgcgTGATGGATACCCACAGCAATCTTTCGGACCCTCACCACCTCCTTCATAGCCACAAAGATGAGTTTTACAGGCAGAAAGCAGACGCACTTGTAGAAGAGGTCCAAGGGACAGAAGAAAATCAAGTACCTTGAGGACAGAAGGCCCAGGGTCAGAGGGATAGTCGGGTACACCCGGAGCTGAGCTTAGCGGAAGCAGAGAAGGTGCAGAGTCAGGGGGCGGGGCGTTCACGGGTTGCAGAGTTTGGTGCACAGGTAGATGAGGAGGGTAGGAAGGATGGCAGCACCACACAGACTGTGACTGGGTGTCCTTGCTCCCTCAAACTCCCACCGCCCTGGTGCTGAGGTCCTCCCTGACCCCAGGCTCTGCCCTTCTCCACCTCCAAGTCCTCACCACACTCCGGAGGCCAGCAGGATACTGGAGCTGTTGCTGAAGTAGTCAATGATGGGCTCCCCAAGAAGCAGGTCGGCCAGGATGTAACTCCCAAAACAGTGCAGCATGGCGCACAGCCAGGATGCCACCGGGTGACGCCGGGACAGCTCCACAGACCCTGCGAGGGTACATGAATTCTGGGGATCACGTCACACTCGCTTGCATGCTACCCTTCAAACCCCCTGGGTGCTAGAGATTAAATTCAGGGCTTCTAAAGTTCTCATCGGATGCTGGGATGGAAGCCGGTCTAGCTGCATGCTGAGCTGGCTCTCTACCAAGCACAGACTTGCCGGTGCCCATTGAGGAAGCCATTTCAGGTTCCAGGCAGGGCAGGGCAAAAGCATTAGGGGTTACTGAGCTGGTAGCTTGCCCACCAAGCCTGATAAACTGAGCTCCCTCCCAGGCCCCACGTGGTGGGAACCGAGGTTCTGCCTGATTCCTGCAGGTTGCTTTCTGACAAGCATTTGTTTCAGACCTGCTGCGTGTGACTGAGTGTACTCACACGAGCAATGAAAGTGACCcagcacacctttactcccagcagaggcaggcagatcagtgagttcaaggctagcctggtctacagagcaagctgtaggacagccagggccatagAGAAACCTCGTCTCAAGTAAACAAATGGATAAGTAAGTAAGATAATATTTCTAAATCTCCATAGTCTTTGTTAATGGTCAGGTTCTATCTTTACGCACACCCCAGAGCCATGGCTGGGTGTCTCTGGGTGTAACTGCTTATCATGCAGAACCCCTCCCTTTCTGACCAGTTTCATTAACAGAGAACAATTTTAGGAGCAAGCTGTCAGCTGCGATGCTCCATGTTTGAGCCACCTAAGGCCCTTGTTACTTTTGGATGGGGTCTGATCCCAAGCTTCACAGGAAACTGGTCCCCAAGGTGTCAGAGTTACAGGTGGGGGACCTTTAAGAGTTGGGTGCAGTGCTCAGTAGTTGGGTGGGGGTGCCAAGGCCGGCCTGCTGGAGGTAGGACCTGGGAGAATATGGTTTTAAAAGGgacagctgtgctgtgctgagttGGTGGAAAGGTTTTTATCTAAGCGTAAAGTACTTGCCTAGAGTGTTGGAAGCCTTAGCGCCCCCTCCATAGCACCACATAAACTTGGTGTGGCTGATGCGGGCCTATCATCCCGGCACACAGGAagtgaggcaagagaatcagaagttcaaggctgggGCTTGagacacagctcagtggttaagaggaagAGGACTCACGTAACAGCTCACAACTATGTGTATCTCCAAGTCGACACCCTCATACAAACATACACGCAAGtcatcccctacacacacacacacacacacacacacacacacacacacacacacacacgtaattcaACTTCTatgaacaaaagaacacacaaaagaaaaagcagCCTTGTCAGGTGCCCTGGAACGTaccatggggagggggaggggcacggggagggggagggaggagggagagagaaggggagagaagaagggagggaaaggatcCTTCCATCCCCAAGCCACCCTGTATCTATTTAAAGCACACTTCCCCTGAGAAGTGATCCCCGGGACCAGCTGCTGGGTCCACTGAGCCAAGGCTACCAAACATCCCCCTCGCTCCACAGAAAAAGACACTCACTCGCATGCGCTTCTAAAAATAGCTACCAGGGGCGGTCTTATTCCAGGGTCTTCCTGCTCTTTTGGCACCACCgtaaggtgggggaggggctgagatTTCAGTGCATGACCCATGACAAACCGGTTCGAGGCTTGGTTTCACAAGCACCTCCAATATAAAGAACTATGTCCCCTCCTGGGTCTGCCAGAGCCCAAGTGTCTGCCATGAGTCTTCAGCGAGCCTCAGTCTCTTTGGATGTCAAAAGGCAGAGGGATGGGTTTACAGCCCCTGAGGTATAATGATGCAACTCATTATCTTTAgggttttttaattcttttttttaaagatttaattattttatgagtacactgttgctctcttaggacacaccagaagagggcatcaggtcccattacagatggctgtgagccaccatgtggttgctgggaattgaactcaggacctctggaagagcagtcagtgctcttaaccgctgagccatctctccagcctctacctttagttttaaaagattattttgtgAATGAGTGTTTGcaagcatgtgtgtctgtgcatagtgaGGGTGCTGGGACTGCCGAGGCCTGAAGAGGGTGTCAAATTCCCAGTTGGGGTTGTGAGGGACCCTGgatcctttgtaagagcagctgGTACTCCTTACCGCTCCAGCCCTGGGTCTCACTCTAATCCAGACTAGCTTTTAATTtaccatcctcctgtctcaacctctcCACTGCAGAGATGACAGGCTTCAGTCACTGAATCTGGAGAAGCCCAGTCTCCCTGCCTCTACTGGCTCCATTAAAGGTTACCTaccagggacaaaaaaaaaaaaaaaaaaaaaaaaaaaaattgcttagCCCTTAGCAATTATACCAGAGATATTCTGGGGCCTAGAATGAGACTGGGATATCTGGGCGTAAAATTTCACACATACATCTGTAGGCTGGAGGAGCAGACCAGTTTAGCACCCTGCCAGAATCCCACAAGGAGGGGCTTGGTTTAAGATCCCTGCCCAGATTTCCCATGTCTTCTGGTATCAAAGATTAACGATGGTGGGTGGGGGATAGAAttgtcctcttttccttttttagtgCTACGCCATGTACGGCGTATCTCAGGAGCCACAACCAAAGTTACAAAGCTTTGGACTTTTCAACTTAAGTTTGTTGTGAACCTAACACTGGCCTGAGGAAGAACTTGGTGCTGTTAACGC
Coding sequences within it:
- the Tmem38a gene encoding trimeric intracellular cation channel type A isoform X1, translated to MSQGLWSCPGVTRWHPGCAPCCTVLGVTSWPTCFLGSPSLTTSATAPVSCWPPECGSGVALLSNLEQLLRGVWKPETNEILHMSFPTKASLYGAILFTLQQTRWLPVSKASLIFVFTMFMVSCKVFLTATHSHSSPFDVLEGYICPVLFGATWGGDHHHDNHGAPHGMGLGTQHSGLPAKAKEELSEGFRKKKTKKAD
- the Tmem38a gene encoding trimeric intracellular cation channel type A; amino-acid sequence: MDLISSLSLGELALSFSRVPLFPVFDLSYFIVSIIYLKYEPGSVELSRRHPVASWLCAMLHCFGSYILADLLLGEPIIDYFSNSSSILLASGVWYLIFFCPLDLFYKCVCFLPVKLIFVAMKEVVRVRKIAVGIHHAHHHYHHGWFIMIATGWVKGSGVALLSNLEQLLRGVWKPETNEILHMSFPTKASLYGAILFTLQQTRWLPVSKASLIFVFTMFMVSCKVFLTATHSHSSPFDVLEGYICPVLFGATWGGDHHHDNHGAPHGMGLGTQHSGLPAKAKEELSEGFRKKKTKKAD